tctgggcaatctgttacaggcctcacagtaaagaattttttcttaatatctaaaccttctctgtcagtttgaagtcACTgccactccaggcccttgtcaacAGCACCTCCCCATCTTTCCTGCAGGTTCCCCTCAGGCACTGGAAATCCATGATAGATCTACATACAAAAATCTGAACATTGCATAAATACAGCATCAGTTAAATTTTAGTCCACTGATGTGCTATTCAGTGTGGGACACTTCAGGTTTTACTGTGGATTAGAAGCTTATGTTTTCTCATACAAATTCACATTAGAGTCATgtaagaaatttatttattagcaTAACTTTCGGAGAAATTAAGGCTCAGTGACACAAAGAGCAGGAACTCACAAACTGGTATTTTGCCCCGCTTAACTCCAACAGGGATTTCTACATTAGCCCATCCTCTATCACCCATGCTGTAACTTTTGAGCACAATGAGGAGGACTATGGTtcttatttcagcttttcctctgatttccctgcattttGAGACTAGTCTCAAACACTTACTTCTTATATTGACAATAATTTTACAGGTAATTATAGTGATTACAATTTCTTGGAAAGTAGTAAATGGAGTTATGatcccaaaacctctccagCTCTTCAGAAAAAACTAGATTCATTATTGATGTAGGTTAATCTTCACCCTAAAAtgtaaaagggaaagaaaaggaaaaacaatcagTCACAAGCACTCTCAAAGTTGGCCAGATTTCAGCTgtcaagaaagagaaaagctttttgaaatttctctaatacattaaaataaacccCTGATACAAGTTAAGATACTATTTGAAAAGCACTTACCAGGAAATTCTTGGACAAACACTTATTATCAGATTATGAAACCagactgtgaaaagaaaatacttttcttttttttacacaTAATTGCAAAATGTTCTCAGTTAAGTGACGAGTCAATTAAATGTGTCCCCTTCACTGCAGGATTCTGTGCATGCAGCACATACACAGCATACAAAAAGACAAGACCTATTGCATGTTATTCTTATGAAGCTGCCACTATCTGGTCCATCCTTGGGTTACACTCCCCAGAAGGACTGGTGCAACTGTACAGTGCTTAGTCCATCATCATCCACTCAGTTCAGTCTACACTTAACCCTAACAACAGTTCTGGTGTTGGTGTAAACACCAAATAGTacagacagaattttttaagACTGTGGACAGTTTCCAAGAGATACCCACCTTTAGCTTAGCAAATGGGTCTGGTTGAAGATTAAATTTCCATGGCAAGTGGGAAAATGAGGCATTTCCAGGCTCATTTCCTTTCTCCAGTACTTGTGAGAGAGAGCCAGCTGTGCTCACTCACTGGAGGAGAAACATGTGAAAGGCTGTACCCAGCCTACACAAAGAGAGGGTAAGACTGTACCAACCTACATTATTTAGGGAACTAGATGACCGGAGGATTTGGCTGTATCAGTCCTAGGAGCCACCCCAACAAGGATGAAGAGTAAGAGCATTAGAGCAGCAAACAAGCCTGAACCACAAACACTTGCTGGTTTTCAAGGGGAACTGCTAGGTTTAAGTTTCAAAATAAAGGACTCCCAGGAATCCAGCTAAGGCCAAAAAAATGTATAACACAGCACAACCTGCTGCCTAATAGAAGCCACAAACTTCAATGAATGATTGCTTCTGGGAATCCTATATTTTGTAATGGACTACAGTATCTAGAGTAGATAGAAAAGTTGCATACAGAGCTGTAACTTATGTGTCAGATTTTTGCTTGCAGGACAATCAAGGATGATGGAGGCAGTGACAGGCCTCTGTCCATCTGCAGGAAGCACAGGAAACCTGTCAGAACATGGATACACTGTTTGTGCCATACAGTTTGCTAAACACAGCCTTGTAATGTCAAGTGCTGACTAAGCCAAGAAGCAGGGGCCACCATAACAAGGAACAGAAGAAACTGCTGCTCACAATGAGAAATTCCAACTCTCCATTTCCTCCAGAAAAGAAACCCTTCTGCTGAGAGGCTTCCTGTTTGATATCACAGCATGTGAAAtagagaaagggagaagaaagcaAGCAGGGCATTTCTGGCAAGATAAGAGCTGTGTTTGTCGTGTTACTgagtgctgggcagagctgttctGGTCACACACCGTAACTCCTCTACATGTTTTCTACTGATTCTGAAAGACACTTAAGCATCTGCATAACATTTGAAATATGTGTCTAATTACAATACATTGTTTACACCTGAAAGTGGACTGTGAAAGACTAATTCTAACCCAAAATAATCCATTACACTTCTGGTATGATCATGTCTTAAGGTCCAACTACAAGGTTGGCAGAGTATAGTTCTGATCATTTGGCCTAGGGGTTTTCCTCCTccagaaaatccaggaaaaggaACAGGTAAGGATTGAACAtcaacaaaaatccccaaacttaTGGACAAACTTTCAGGACAAATTGCAGTGCAGACCTTCAGATAGAAAGGGTGCATGATGGGGATGGGCAAGACAGGACATGGACAACACAACATGAACCCTCATATCCTCCCCATTTCTTCATGTGACTTAACCTCTTTTAACAGTCTTGTGTGTCTGTGCAACATTTTTAGCAATTGCTAACTAAGCACCTGGTTGCAGGGTCTAAAGAATAAACCTAAAACCATGTGTTAAGGTTCAATACATAGGTGCTTAGAACAGAATTCTGAAAACAATTGTGCTGTACGCTGAAATATGGTACTTGattattttcagtgctttcaCCCCATCCTGAATTGAGACAATGTTAAACAGACCCAATTAGTTCAATAAAAAGGCAACACTCGGTGTAGCAAAGTAATTCATTATAATATTTATTCTATGAAACAATGCTGAAAAcataagattaaaaaatgttCCATGCATTTTGtaaaacacagagagagacaTTGtcataaacaaaacagaataagCAAGCCAAACCCCCTCTGAAAATCCTGAGAGCTCCACTCTCCACATTGCATCATATGAATACAAAAAGCATATCCAGGAGCAAGAGCAGTCTGAGGAAAGTGGCAGATTATCTGCCAATAACTGGTACGAGTACATCAGCTCACAAGAGCTTTGCCATCACCTTTCTTACTACAAAACCAAACTGATGCAACTTGCTTTCCTTGCTACCAGTTCCTGGCATTGTCTTTGCCTGGGAAAACAGGATAGCACAGCAGAATTCACACTAAGCTGCTGTCCAGAGAGGTACTAGGGCCCAAAATGTAGGTAGCTATGGAAAGGTATCAAGGCCCAGTGGTGAGTGGGAATGGCtactgctgccctgctggaagcaggctgcagggacacaccttGACTGTCCTCCCGGGCAGACAGCGGGTGGAAAATGCACCCAGTGGAAGAAGCATGGGCAGAAGCAgagtgactttatgatgcttgtatccccagtCTGTTCTGTTTGTGCTGGATATCAAGTTCTGCACCTTTGAGAATGGTTCTGAGCAGGAAGAAGCGCAGAGTTTGTTTGCAGAAACTGCACTTGCTCCCCCCATCCTTCtgccgggctgtgctgcctgcagcatggacagggagcaggagagagctctcctttgcttttagtaatttttagctagctgaggcagagaagttccctggaCTGTGGCTTTTCTCAGAACTTTcaaacctgctctggactgaaaatcCAAAAGAACACCGGAAGCTCACACCTGTGGCTCACCGGGGCCTGGGACGTGGCATTCCAGTGCAGGAAGGACTGATGGAGAGTGAGAGAGCCAAGCTACACCCCACAACAAGGACTTGCTGAATTTGCCAGCTCTTCAGAAAAGCAATAGGTTTTATTGTTTAatatcatttatttttttatgcttgTGAACACTTtgcttgttaaataaacaggttttttccacttttcttctACGAAATCTTTTGCCAAATCAGCTGGGGAGGGGCCACTTGAATGTTCTTCCTAGGGGGACCACTTTGGAAGTTTCTTCACAAATTTgctctaaaccaggacacacaGGAAATGCATCTAGTACCTCTTTAAGAATCCCAGTCACACAAAAGACATACTGCATTACAGATGGATGGCAAGAGCAACATGTGAATTTAGGGTACAAATGACATTGCTATAAATTTTCTTACTGAAAGCTTTTGatccagctccttctccacaACCTAGAGTACTGGGCTTGGCTTTAGCAAAGCTGTTACAAGAttcttctcttgtttttctcttacaGAACCTCCCAGAGTCCCACAACAGTTAACAACCACATAACCACCAAAGACAAAGCCAGCCTAATTCTGGGCTCTGATATAAAAGCAGCCCCACTCTTGTGCTGGGAACACCCCAAAGCTGCCATAGCTGTATTTGGGGAGGGCAGTGTAGCAAAAGGAAGAACAAGGCTCCACTTACACCAACACCTGCTGCCACAAAAGCCCCACCTCACAAAGCCTTAGGAACACCATAATCAAAGAATTTCATGTGGGGAGGAGCAAAGAGAAGAGAACAGCCTGGGATCTTTGCCCCTGCACCTGGAGATGCATCCACTCTTCAGAACAGCATTcttcctcctgccagctcctgagcCACCTCTGCTGCAGCGCGGAAGGTTCTGCATAGGCCTCCTGAGAATGATGCACCGGCAGGGGAAGATTGTTATGGTTGAAAAAGTGGTTTTCATGTCGATTCTTGAAAACATACAGCTAGAAactcctatttttaaaaaaatttcagtgaagTGTAATTGTAGCCTGTAGCACAAACTGTTACAAAATTAGAAGATACAGAATTGCCCATGCTACACCTTAACTCTCTCCCTTTGCATATAGTATCAGGAATATGACTTTGTATCACATGGTCTTTTCACTTTCCAATTTCCAGAAGAAACCTATTCCATTCCCTGCATAAAGCACAAAGGAGACAGAAAGAAGACTCCATAGCAAATTGCACATCCAGCATTTCTCTCTTGTAGTGCTTGCAgctagaaaaatgttttctcgGTAAAGTTTTTAAAGTTCAATTACGTTCTATGTGCTCCATTTAGcttgcattaaaaaatcagaaaatgctgTAAGAAATTAAGGTCTTCACAGGTCCCCACAGGCTTTGGTGAAACACAaagtcttcttttaaaataactgcCCAGCTTCCTCTATGGTGGAATTTCTGTGTTGTCCATGTAAACATTACACAGAGTCTTTGTACCACCCACTAAGCTCTTTGCTTCAATCAACTATTTGTGCCCAAAAGCACATCCTTATGTTTCTTCCTACACCACAGCCATCCTCCTACACCACAAAAGATGTAACAAAACAGGAATTAATCACAGGCTGGATACTTACAGGGATTGCTGCTGTTTGCCTCTGTCTTCGCAGCCTTGGCAAGTTTGGTTGagttctgctgtgctttgccttGCTCCTCTCCAGTTAGCAGGGCTTTTATTTCCGAGGGGATTTTCCCTTGGTCCATGGCCATGCACCACTGCTTGTACTGAAATATGCAAACACATTAGGCCTTAGCAAACTGCCAGGCTCACATTAGCAGACAAAACAGGGCTGTAATCTTTACCTTCCGGTATATTCATTTAAGGTCTGAATGTACTGAGCTGAAGCCTCTTACGAAACTGCAGAGCCCTAATGAGCTGAGCACGTGGCCATGGCCGCATACCTGGCCTCAGCAAAGCCTCTTGCAGTCAATAAACTGCTGCTCAGAGGCAGCACTAGACAGAATACTGTAATTATTAAACACCATGGAACACTCTGTGCAATTTCTCACTGCTGGCATGCGAGAATACCGTTCCAGTTCATGgcctattaaaaacaaatatttcacatgACTCTGAAGCTGATGGACTATTAAGAGGTCCTTTCCCATTGCGCAAGGCACAGTGGAAGCGAATGTGCCTTATTCCTACTTCCCTCATCTTAAATCCTTCATTGTCAAACCCTGAAGCACATCAAAAATCTGTGGCTGGTTGGCTGGTTGGCTGGCTTTTCACCTGATCCTAAACCTGCTGACTTGTAGTGATTAGCCCTGCCCATTCAACAAAACCTAAAGCCAGGTCAAGGCAGTGTCCTCAACACTGGTGATATTTCAATGACACGACTGTGTCTGTATTTCCAGATGAAACAAACTTCTTGGTTAAAGCTGCTCATTTGGCCAAGACCCCCATCTTGCACATCCTAGAACCACCTACACAGAGAGCATGCTGCAAGAATCCACCTCCCCAACAGAGAAGCAATGACACCCTGTGGATATATGTTTGCCCTTTGATATTTCAACATCTCCTCCCACAATCTACCTCTGTCAAAGGTTTTGCAAAACCAAACATTTCAAAGACAACAGACTCAAATGAAATAGCACTTTACCAGCAGATAACTTGTGCCACGAATTCATATTCTACACACCAAAGCAGGCAAACAGCTGGATGCATCTGATGTTTTGATACCTCCTGGCCAGCCAAATGCCACTGTCAGTCACTGTGCTCCCGAGAACAAATACTCACATGGACAGGTCCCAGATGATACTGAGGGCTGGGTTAAATGATAATTCCTTACCATTTCAAGCTCTTCTCTGAGAGCACAGATGGCTCGCTCTCTGCTTGAAACCAGCTCTTCCAGGTACTGGTACCTCAGTTTCTTCCTGGCTCTGCACTCTCTTGCACTCTGACGACTTCTTTCAAGTTTTGCCTTCAAGTCTATTTTGGCTGGTTTACGACCTCGCTTGCCTGGTTTCTTTACTTTGCCTCCAACCACCTGGAAAGGAAGGGCACAACAAAGATCCTGTCTGCAAAGGTAATGCTGGAACCGTGTGACTGTAACTACTAGGAGTCTCAAGTATAAAATCTTGAATATACATTCTGGAGCAACAGAGGAAATAAGAATGCTGAGCTGTGAAGTTTTCAGGACTCTCTCCAGTGGCTCTATTTCTCTCTCACACTGGGAAGCCCAGAACTGAAGACACTGTTTCAGGTATCTATGAGGGTATGTGGGTATTGAGGAGGTATAATCAGCTTGTAGTGAAATTGCTCTCATATCACCAACAGCCTCTGCTCTAGCAGGTCTCAAAATATTATATTACAGAAATTAACACttcaatttagaaaaaaaaatatttgtttctatCAATATAATGCAAAACTTAGTTTTGCTGCAGTCAACAGTTTCAGCATATTCCAAATTCAGTATTATTCACTAGACACTCAAGCTTCCTTGGCCTAGATTTCTTTCAAAGGAATCTTGAGGAGTTTTACTGAACAGGGAACTCAGTCACACTGAGTCCTATCTCTGttgcctctgctccagcagtaTATCACCACTCTGGCCATGTTCACCTTCAAAGCATTACTCCACAGCCTGGTGAGTCCCCTCACATAACCTGTCAGTGCTGAACTCTCCCTGTTCCTAATGCAGATCCTGCTTGCAGAAATGTAACTCCCTAGTTTCTTGCCCCATTGAATGCAGGTTTTGCAATcgcccttccctctcctttgtGGCTCCTTTTTTACAGGTCTGAGAGCTTGTCCtgctacaaataaaaaaaaaaccagaatcaaaaccaaaaaatacaacccccaaaacaaacgTTTCTTCTGTGTTTACTCTGTGTTTCCccacttaaatattttactctTAACCTTTAAGAAAGCCTTAAATATGGTCTGAAGCTTAGTTCACTGGTCATTGGGCAGTATTAGCCAGTGAGCATTACATCAGCCACAcaccccagctctcctctgAAGTGAGAACTTCTCTTTATTTGCATTCTGACCACACTGTTTGACTGGAGGGGGTGTGGAGAAATACACCTAACACAAACACCTGCATACAATAATTTCAGTGCTGCCTTGGTGTTTCACCATCCTGGGTACAGACAGACTTTTTCTACTAGGCAGTGTTCAAAATACCAgagttcataatttttttaaaaaagtacttTTACTGTGAAAAGCTACAGAATAAGTCATTTTTAACATTCAAAGAAGTCACTTGTTCTGCAAACTTAGCAAGCTGCAATAAAAACAATAACATAGTGAATTGATGTGCCAgaatgaagagggaaaaaaaaggattataCAATTGAGCCTATTCTTTCTTTGGAAAGTGAGTCAACAATCACATGCCAACACAATCCTACCCTCTCTGTATTGTCCGTCCTGATTTATTCAGGAGTAGCTGCCTGCCATAAAcaaatgaaagaacagaaagtacTTAATGGACATCTATGATAATGAAACAAACACAATACATTCAGAAGagcacaggaaataaaataaagctctTTTACACTTGAACTGCGGAATAGAGTTTAAATAACTCTTTACTTCATCAAGGCACTCCCCTTAAGATTTTCTAGTCCAGAAAATCTAATGTAGTTCAAAGTAAGATAAAACTAACCAGATGTGGCCAAGGCAGGGGGCAGGAGCTCTAAAGAAGGGAAAGTGACTGTCCTCCTTCAGGCATGACAAGGTCTGTCCCCTCATGGAAACACACTCCTGGTTATGGATGCTGTGATCCATACTCCCAAACCACTAGAAGGTAGAACCACACAGAATCTTCCCAGGTGGGACTGTAGGCACTCACAATTTGCTATCTCTTATTACTTGCACTTGGAAGACTGATGGATATTACATACTACACACTACAGCCAAAGTACTTCAGTTTCCAAAGACTTTTAGCACCTGAGGCTTTTCTGTGCTAATGCAAGGTAGTTCAAAGTAAATCTCTGAATTCAAGAGCTAGATAAGGTCTTGTAAAGAcaaacactgcagctctctTAAAAGACCTTGGCCACTCTGGGTTCTGACCCTGCAGGACACAAGTGAGCTGGCACTC
This genomic interval from Catharus ustulatus isolate bCatUst1 chromosome 4, bCatUst1.pri.v2, whole genome shotgun sequence contains the following:
- the CREBL2 gene encoding cAMP-responsive element-binding protein-like 2 isoform X3, which translates into the protein MDDSKVVGGKVKKPGKRGRKPAKIDLKAKLERSRQSARECRARKKLRYQYLEELVSSRERAICALREELEMYKQWCMAMDQGKIPSEIKALLTGEEQGKAQQNSTKLAKAAKTEANSSNP
- the CREBL2 gene encoding cAMP-responsive element-binding protein-like 2 isoform X2; the protein is MDDSKVVGGKVKKPGKRGRKPAKIDLKAKLERSRQSARECRARKKLRYQYLEELVSSRERAICALREELEMYKQWCMAMDQGKIPSEIKALLTGEEQGKAQQNSTKLAKAAKTEANSSNPW
- the CREBL2 gene encoding cAMP-responsive element-binding protein-like 2 isoform X1, which produces MDDSKVVGGKVKKPGKRGRKPAKIDLKAKLERSRQSARECRARKKLRYQYLEELVSSRERAICALREELEMYKQWCMAMDQGKIPSEIKALLTGEEQGKAQQNSTKLAKAAKTEANSSNPCPLLYLTDPCSPSSCFPLPPQTLPYLSTDHTQPSWVKNISKLVSTRQEEGLEWG
- the CREBL2 gene encoding cAMP-responsive element-binding protein-like 2 isoform X4, yielding MDDSKVVGGKVKKPGKRGRKPAKIDLKAKLERSRQSARECRARKKLRYQYLEELVSSRERAICALREELEMYKQWCMAMDQGKIPSEIKALLTGEEQGKAQQNSTKLAKAAKTEANSSNP